The genomic interval ACCCACCcagaaaaaaacccatcaatgacagcctcaacaacTACAGCCCCATAGCCCTCACATCTGTAGTCATAAAGTGCCTAGAGCGACTGGTCTACAAGCACATCAGGGACTGCTTCTCTGCTTTGGCCCCATCAGTTTGCCTATAGAGTGAAGCGGTCcacatttaacacaattatTCAGGAGATTTTAACCACCAAACTGCAGACCCCCCTTCCCACCTGCATCTGGATAGAACACTTCCTCACTCACACTCAGCACTGTTTTCCCttagggctgtgtgctcagtagTCTACTGTACACCCTTTATACATATGGCTGCACTCCAACTCACCCAACCAACATCATCATTGAATATGCAGATGACATCACCGTGGTTGGGCTAATTTCAGATGGGACTGAGACGACATAtagagtagaaaaactgtccCATTGGTGCTTCCTGAACAACCTGACACTGAATGTTCTAAAACCCAAAGAACTTATTATGGACTTCATGAAGCGTCAACAAGAACCCCCTCTTTGAAATAAATGGTGAACATGTGGAAATTGTCACCACCTTCAGGTTCCTTGGTACCCACATCTCAGCTGATCTCTTCTGGACTCAAAACACCAAGGCCCTAGTGAAGAAGACTCAGCAGCGGCTTCACTTCCTCCGTGTCCTcagaaaaaaacatctggaCAAGAAGTTGCTGCTGGCCTTCTATTGCTCCTCTGTGGAAAATGTACTGACTCACTGTCTGGGCATATGGTATGTAAGCTCCACAGCTGAGAACAAGAAGTCAGTGCAGAGGATAACAGTGCCCAAAAGATCATTGACTACCCTCTGCACTCCCTGGAGCACATATCCAGAACCTGCTGCCTCAGGAGAATCAGCACAATCACAGGAGACCCCTCACGTCCTACCCATCTCTTGTTTGACCTGTTACCCTCCGGATGGCATTTCAGGTCAGTTAAATCACACACTATCAGACTCACCACCAGTTTCTTCTCGATGCTGACATGTCTGGAAAGGATTACAGagtcatttctaaggctttgggactccagcgtACAACTCAGTTAAAGTCGGCGTTCACGATTCAAcagtaagaaagagactgggcagaAATGGCATCCAAGGGAGAGTTCCAGTGTGAAAACccctgctgaccaaaaagaacacaaaaacctCTTGATGCTCCCCAAGACTttaggaaaatattctgtgggcTGTCgaaacaaaagttgaactttttgaagGTTTTGCATCCCGTTACATCTGGcagaaaactaacaaagcatttcataaaaagagcatcatACCAGCAGTCAAACGTGGTGacggtggtggtgtgatggtctggggctgctctgctgcttcaggacatggatgacttgctgtaatGATAATGGATCAATGAATTCTGCTCTTTACCAGAAAATCCTTGAGGAGACTGTCTGGCCAGCAGTAGGTGGCCTGAAGCTCAAACACACTTGGGTTATGCGGCAGGACAGTGACCTGAAACACATCAGCAAATCCACCTTTAaatggctaaaaaaacaaaaacaaaatgatggttttggagtggcctagtcaaagtctagACTTAAaacagattgagatgctttggcatgatcttaaacaggccgttcatgctcgaaaaccttCCAATGTAGGTGAATTAAAACAGTACTTAAAAGAatagtgggccaaaattcctccacaatgatatAAAACACTTGTTGCCAGTTGTCACAAATGCTTAATTAGGTTTAGGAGACAATTACTTTTGTAATTGTTTATTCCAATTTGATCTGAAACAGGTAGGTGTGACAAATaagaaataaactaaaatcGGGAAGAGGGCAGATATTTTTTTACAGCAGTGTAGGAGAATTCGATATACGTAACAGCACTGTTGTTATCTGTTACAGGCATGTGAGAAGGCAGGCATGCAAATTCCCCGCTTCTGCTACCATGAGCGCTTGTCAGTTGCTGGAAACTGTCGCATGTGTCTTGTGGAGATAGAAAAAGTTCCTAAGGTACTTTTTGGGATTCACATGTGTTATGTTTCAACTCTAGAAAGCCATGAATGTCTCTTAGTCTTTTGTTTCTCTGCTCAGTTTTGTAGAGATAAGGGTATACCTACCTTAATTAATATGTaatctttttaatttattatctaGCCAGTGGCAGCTTGTGCTATGCCTGTCATGAAAGGCTGGAACATTTTGACAAATTCTGACAAAACACGGAGGGCCAGGTACATTCCACCTCTTAAATGAAAGTCATTAAAGCCTTTGAGATTTTCTCATTTTGCTACATATTTGTGTTGTAAAGTTCACACTGAAATTTGGTCACTTGTATTTCTGGTTCTTTAACTTGGTTGGCTGGGATTCCCCTACGTGAAAGCAATCTTTtacttaaaaatttttttttacagagaggGGGTGATGGAGTTCCTGCTGGCTAACCACCCGTTAGATTGTCCAATTTGTGATCAGGGAGGTGAATGTGACTTACAGGTAAATCACAGATGATCACCACCACAGTAGATGTGTTCATTATTGTCTTGATTGTGTGTAAAACATATATTATGTGGTTTGGAATTTAGACATTAGTGATTGACTAGTACTGAGTGTAACTGAGTGAAATTTCATGTGAAGGACCAGTCCATGCAGTTTGGCAGTGATAGAAGTCGCTTCACGGAGGGCAAAAGAGCCGTGGAAGATAAAAACATTGGCCCCCTCATCAAAACCATTATGACTCGCTGTATTCAGTGCACTCGTTGTGTGCGGTGAGTCAtgctttaatatttaaagttGAGTTACTGTATTcatgtgaaatattaaaatgcctTTATTCTTTTCCTTATTCAGCTTTGCCAGTGAGATTGCAGGTGTGGAAGACCTGGGCACCACCGGCAGAGGCAACGACCTGCAGATTGGGACTTATGTGGAGAAAATGTTCATGTCGGAGTTATCTGGGAATATTATTGATATATGCCCAGTGGGAGCCCTGACATCTAAACCATATGCTTTCACTGCCCGCCCATGGGAGACCaggtttttaaattatgctttacatttttacacttttattttttttttcgagGGGGGGGGCGGGGCATTTTGAAGGTGggacagtgaagagagacaggaaaatggGGAGAGTGACAAGGAGATAGTAAAGGGCTGCAGGTCAGACTCAAACCCAGGCAGGTGCACTCTGGCCATGTGGCATATAGTCACCTTCTCACCCACTGAGCTATCCTCTATATCTTGTGTAACTTTTAAGGGGCCCAAAAATTATATTCAGATTCATGTATTctcctttaaaaaagaaaaaaaatacatgagtctgaatttttaattaattaattaatttattttgcagAAAGACTGAATCCATTGACGTTCTTGATGCTGTGGGTAGTAACATCGTGGTGAGCACTCGTGGCGGTGAGGTGATGAGAATTCTGCCTCGTCTTCATGAAGATATTAACGAGGAGTGGATCTCCGACAAAACCAGGTTCCTTTTGGATCACACAGACTTTAAGTCATAGGCATAGGTTTGTGCATGGTGTTTACATTATTGCTGAACTCCTTTTTGCTCCCAACTCTGCAGGTTTGCTTATGATGGACTTAAGAGACAGAGGCTTACTCAGCCCATGGTGAAAAACGAGTCTGGGCAATTGGTTCCCACATCCTGGGAAGATGCGCTGACTCGAGCTGCTGGAACAGTACGCAATTCTTGATTGAACTGCAGTGATTATATTGCTATCAAAACAGTGGATTTCAATTTAAAACACTgattctgaatacctgaatcatctgtttttgtttgacaGTTGCAAGGAGTTGAAGGAAAGGACATTGCTGGTGTGGTTGGAGGTTTGGTTGATGGAGAGGCTCTCATTTCCCTGAAAGACTTGCTGAACCGTCTGAATAGTGACAAGCTGTGCACTGAGGAGACATTCCCTAtggctggagcagggtgaaaaaaaaaaaagaaagaaaactgaaacagtttgacacacacacacacgttagtttttttgtttttttttttcttactgacTTGATTTTTCTAGATCTGACCTGCGTTCAAACTATCTTCTTAACACTGGAATTGCTGGCATTGAAGAAGCTGACTTGTTACTTCTAGTCGGCACTAACCCCCGGTATGAGGCTCCTTTGTTTAATGCACGGATCAGAAAAGGGTAAGTAAATCATGACTGTTTAACAATGGTTACCCGATGGGTCTGACAACAAATGCCTGCCTTTCTATATGACATTGGTGTCTCTGCTTTAGCTGGCTACACAATGAGTTACATGTGGCTCTGGTGGGAAAGGAGGTGGACCTTAGTTACACATATGAGCATCTTGGTGAGTCTGCCAAGATCCTTGAAGAAATTGCTTCAGGAATTCACCCATTCTCCCAGGTAACACTGAGCATCCTCCCTTATGAATGCCATCGATGTCTCTTCTAGAATGTCTCTTCCTAATTTCATGCGTTTTATAATCCTGGTGCAGGTCTTGGCTAAAGCGAAGCATCCTGTTGTTGTAGTTGGCAGCAGTTGCCTGCAGAGAGAGGATGGGGCTGCGATAATGGCTGCTGTGTCAGCCATTGCTCAAAATGCTCGTGTCAGCAGTGGAGTGGAGGAAACCTGGAAGGTTCTCAATGTGCTTCACAGGTCACAAGCTTGGAAAAATTACTGACAAAGCGTTCAATAACAGTACAGTTGAAAAGGGGTGTTAACTAATGACTGTGCCCTTTTTATTGTCTCATTAGGGTTGCTAGTCAAGTGGCTGCTCTTGATCTTGGATACAAGCTAGGAGTGGATGCCATCAGGAAGAACCCACCCAAAGTTCTGTTCCTACTTGGGGCTGATGCTGGCTGCATCACTCGCCAAGATCTCCCCAAGGATAGCTTGATAATCTATCAAGGTCAgctttttggcaaaatggaaaaaagcttATACAGTTCAAGGTTGCTGTGGGGGCATGCAAACACCATCACAGGAAGTCAACCCATGGACCTACATGTtgtccctgtgcctgtgtgggttctttcCACCGGCATTCTCCCATAGCCCAGAGACATGCAGATTACTCTGTATTTTTAAGTTTGCcgtaagtgtgaatgtgtacGTGAATGGTGggctgtctttctgtgttagctttATGATAGACTGCTGACTTGTCCAGGGTTcaccatgacagctgggatacgcTCCAGGACCACTGTGATTCTGAATTAgataagtggttaaaaaaatggatggatagctgTATGAATAGCAGAAAAGGCTCATTTCCGCTATAGTATGGCTTTGAAATGGGTTGTATAATTCCTTAAATTATCTTCTACGTGTATAGGTGCGACAAAGAGCCTGATTATTAAAGAAACTTTAATGGCTTAAGTGATCAGATGGTGTCTGCGCAACCTACCTCAGTTGTTATACAGTACTTTGCTAAACTCTTGaaccacctctcatttctttaatttttctaggaaaatggGGAAACAGGAGCAGTGATTGtttgaaatgtgtgaaaatttaattacagtataaaaggtaaaaacagagtaattaacttgaaagtcaatatttggtgtgaccaccttttattcttcaacacagcctgaactctctctgGCAGCTTTCAAGTAgtcttcaggcttcttgaaagacattcaaaACTCTCtcttggatgttggctgcctttttttcccgttctctgtcaagatgatcccacactgcttcaatactGGTGAaatccaggctctggggagaccaatccatgactgatagtgttccattgtgtttttaatttatatccaggtgtgtttttactgtgttggcagtgtgtttggaatcaTCGGcacgctgaaaaatgaagcagttgCCGATCACTCTTtgcagatggtattgcatggtaaatcaacaaaatataatgaaacCAGGGGTGGCTCAAAACTTATGCACATCTACCATATGGAAATGCCCAGTGTATCAGAATATCAAATGAGGGACAGTcttttggaaaaatagtgttaaCCATTCCCTTAGAGACTTGAAGAATACATGTTGAGGAGTAATAAACTTGTTCTTGCTTATCTGCAGTTTTCTATTTTGTAACTGCCCAGGTCACCATGGCGATGTCGGTGCACCAATGGCTGATATCATCCTTCCTGGAGCTGCATATACTGAGAAATGTGGCACCTACGTGAACACCGAAGGCCGTGCCCAGCAGACCAAGGTGGCAGTGACTCCTCCAGGTGCAGCCAGAGAGGACTGGAGGATCATCAGAGCCATATCCGAGGTGAACTACAGCACAGGATAAACATACAAGGCTcaagcaaataaaaatgtgactaaatgctgtgtgttttcatcCCTTTTTAAGCTTGCTGGAGTGACTCTGCCCTATGACACTCTGGATGAAGTGCGTAATAGGCTGGCAGAGGTTTCCCCAAATCTTGTGCGATACGATGACTTTGAGGAGGCCAACTATTTTAAGCAGGCTAATGAGCTGTCTAAGGTCAGCTGTTATCATCTCATCTTCcagcgagtgtgtgtgttttttgtttttgtttttttttgtattgttttcaaGCTGATTGTAGAGAAGCTTGATTTAAATATAGGtttgtacatttattttatctCAGTTTATGACACACTGTTGGTTCATGATGATAATGATATCTGGCTTATCTGTTTCAGGCAGTGAACCAGGCTCTCCTAACTGAACCTTTAGTTCCTCCACAGCTTACTGTGAAGGACTTTTATATGACAGGTGGGTCACCAGCACGTCTTCCTCCTCTGGCTGAATTCCAGATTGgaa from Archocentrus centrarchus isolate MPI-CPG fArcCen1 chromosome 21, fArcCen1, whole genome shotgun sequence carries:
- the LOC115800535 gene encoding NADH-ubiquinone oxidoreductase 75 kDa subunit, mitochondrial isoform X2, which encodes MVEPGTTVLQACEKAGMQIPRFCYHERLSVAGNCRMCLVEIEKVPKPVAACAMPVMKGWNILTNSDKTRRAREGVMEFLLANHPLDCPICDQGGECDLQDQSMQFGSDRSRFTEGKRAVEDKNIGPLIKTIMTRCIQCTRCVRFASEIAGVEDLGTTGRGNDLQIGTYVEKMFMSELSGNIIDICPVGALTSKPYAFTARPWETRKTESIDVLDAVGSNIVVSTRGGEVMRILPRLHEDINEEWISDKTRFAYDGLKRQRLTQPMVKNESGQLVPTSWEDALTRAAGTLQGVEGKDIAGVVGGLVDGEALISLKDLLNRLNSDKLCTEETFPMAGAGSDLRSNYLLNTGIAGIEEADLLLLVGTNPRYEAPLFNARIRKGWLHNELHVALVGKEVDLSYTYEHLGESAKILEEIASGIHPFSQVLAKAKHPVVVVGSSCLQREDGAAIMAAVSAIAQNARVSSGVEETWKVLNVLHRVASQVAALDLGYKLGVDAIRKNPPKVLFLLGADAGCITRQDLPKDSLIIYQGHHGDVGAPMADIILPGAAYTEKCGTYVNTEGRAQQTKVAVTPPGAAREDWRIIRAISELAGVTLPYDTLDEVRNRLAEVSPNLVRYDDFEEANYFKQANELSKAVNQALLTEPLVPPQLTVKDFYMTDPISRASQTMAKCVKAVTEGAQAVDEPAIC
- the LOC115800535 gene encoding NADH-ubiquinone oxidoreductase 75 kDa subunit, mitochondrial isoform X1; translation: MLRLPVASRSLFPAAINKGGATVSHNARAASTATAAAASNLLEVFVDGKPVMVEPGTTVLQACEKAGMQIPRFCYHERLSVAGNCRMCLVEIEKVPKPVAACAMPVMKGWNILTNSDKTRRAREGVMEFLLANHPLDCPICDQGGECDLQDQSMQFGSDRSRFTEGKRAVEDKNIGPLIKTIMTRCIQCTRCVRFASEIAGVEDLGTTGRGNDLQIGTYVEKMFMSELSGNIIDICPVGALTSKPYAFTARPWETRKTESIDVLDAVGSNIVVSTRGGEVMRILPRLHEDINEEWISDKTRFAYDGLKRQRLTQPMVKNESGQLVPTSWEDALTRAAGTLQGVEGKDIAGVVGGLVDGEALISLKDLLNRLNSDKLCTEETFPMAGAGSDLRSNYLLNTGIAGIEEADLLLLVGTNPRYEAPLFNARIRKGWLHNELHVALVGKEVDLSYTYEHLGESAKILEEIASGIHPFSQVLAKAKHPVVVVGSSCLQREDGAAIMAAVSAIAQNARVSSGVEETWKVLNVLHRVASQVAALDLGYKLGVDAIRKNPPKVLFLLGADAGCITRQDLPKDSLIIYQGHHGDVGAPMADIILPGAAYTEKCGTYVNTEGRAQQTKVAVTPPGAAREDWRIIRAISELAGVTLPYDTLDEVRNRLAEVSPNLVRYDDFEEANYFKQANELSKAVNQALLTEPLVPPQLTVKDFYMTDPISRASQTMAKCVKAVTEGAQAVDEPAIC